In Populus trichocarpa isolate Nisqually-1 chromosome 16, P.trichocarpa_v4.1, whole genome shotgun sequence, a genomic segment contains:
- the LOC18106092 gene encoding syntaxin-52 isoform X1, producing MASPSELWMQEFNEASKLGDEISNMISGKNSLPQSGPETQRHLSAIRRKATILTTKLDSLQSLLSALPGKQPISGKEINRRQEMLKNLSTKVNQMSTALNMASAANRENLLGSDSKTDDIIYRASGLDNQGLVGFQRQTMREQDEGLEKLDETVTSTKHIALAVNEELTLHTRLLDDLDEHVDVTNSRMQRVQRNLAFLNKRTKSGCACWIFLVIAIVILIVVVLVLIKYL from the exons ATGGCATCGCCATCAGAATTATGGATGCAAGAATTCAATGAAGCATCAAAACTTGGTGATGAAATTAGTAATATGATTTCTGGGAAGAATTCTTTGCCTCAATCTGGACCAGAAACACAGCGACATCTCTCTGCGATACGGAGAAAGGCCACTATTTTGACAACCAAACTTGATAGTCTGCAGTCCCTTTTGTCAGCACTTCCAGGCAAACAGCCAAT ATCAGGGAAAGAGATAAATCGGCGTCAAGAGATGCTGAAAAATCTGAGTACAAAAGTTAACCAGATGTCTACTGCTCTCAATATGGCCAGTGCTGCTAACAGAGAGAACTTGCTTGGGTCTGATAGCAAGACAGATGATATTATATATAGAGCATCTGGCTTGGACAACCAGGGCCTTGTTGGTTTTCAACGGCAAACCATGAGAG aacaagatGAAGGCCTTGAGAAATTGGACGAGACAGTGACAAGTACAAAACACATTGCATTGGCTGTCAACGAGGAACTTACCCTACACACTAGGCTTCTG GATGACTTAGACGAGCATGTGGATGTAACGAATTCCCGTATGCAG AGGGTTCAAAGGAATTTGGCTTTTCTGAACAAACGCACCAAAAGTGGCTGTGCTTGCTGGATCTTTCTGGTCATTGCTATTGTCATTCTAATTGTTGTCGTGTTGGTATTGATTAAATATTTGTAA
- the LOC7458902 gene encoding protein ROOT PRIMORDIUM DEFECTIVE 1: MILSKVSKHHCLLQFRIHINPQETNLPKIPFGPFNLFIQRRWKKPANTAQTRLESRTIDSKLNRLTTYLKKLKTILKIYELMSNRKRGPFVSLQLMSRWTNIVGLNVGMGEFVHKHPHVFDVFTHPVRRNLCCRISGKFKGLVSEEEGLVKDCELECAKRVKRLLMMSKNGRLHVHALRLIRRELGLPEDFRESVLGKYKEDFRLVDLEIVELVDKDENFGVAEVEKWREKEYREKWLSEFETKFAFPINFPTGFKIERGFREKLKNWQMLPYLKPYEGNEVVQVGACGGKNRYEKRAVAMIHELLSLTVEKMVEVERLAHFKKDFGMEVNVRELLLKNPGIFYISTKGSTHTVILREAYSKGCLIEPNPIYVVRRKMLDLVLLGCRNTRELQAEEEIKNGSDSLIRKAFAGNTTVGEWVVPILESFDNVNDHDDPGEIIDASEEFDGC, translated from the coding sequence atgatccTTTCGAAAGTCAGCAAGCACCACTGCCTTTTACAGTTCAGAATCCACATAAATCCTCAAGAAACAAACCTTCCGAAAATCCCTTTTGGTCCTTTCAATTTATTCATCCAAAGAAGATGGAAAAAGCCAGCAAACACAGCACAAACTCGGTTAGAATCAAGAACCATAGATTCCAAACTCAACAGACTAACAACCTACCTCAAGAAACTCAAAACCATCCTCAAAATCTACGAACTCATGTCAAATCGAAAGAGGGGTCCTTTTGTATCCCTGCAGTTGATGTCCAGATGGACAAATATAGTGGGGCTGAATGTAGGTATGGGTGAGTTTGTGCATAAGCACCCCCATGTGTTTGATGTATTTACACACCCGGTTAGGAGGAATTTGTGTTGTAGGATTAGTGGGAAATTCAAGGGTTTGGTGAGTGAAGAAGAGGGTCTTGTGAAAGATTGTGAATTGGAGTGTGCGAAGAGAGTTAAAAGGTTGTTAATGATGTCTAAAAACGGGAGACTTCATGTTCATGCTTTGAGGTTGATTAGGAGAGAATTGGGGTTGCCTGAGGATTTTAGGGAGTCAGTTTTAGGGAAGTATAAGGAAGATTTTAGGCTGGTTGATTTGGAGATTGTTGAATTGGTTGATAAAGATGAGAACTTCGGGGTGGCTGAAGTTGAGaaatggagagagaaagagtatAGAGAGAAGTGGTTGAGTGAGTTTGAGACGAAGTTTGCATTTCCTATCAATTTCCCTACGGGGTTTAAGATTGAAAGGGGGTTTAGAGAGAAGTTGAAGAATTGGCAAATGCTTCCTTATTTGAAGCCTTATGAGGGAAATGAGGTTGTTCAGGTGGGCGCTTGTGGTGGGAAGAATAGATATGAGAAACGGGCGGTAGCGATGATTCATGAGTTGTTGAGTTTGACAGTGGAGAAGATGGTTGAGGTTGAGAGATTGGCTCATTTTAAAAAGGATTTTGGTATGGAAGTGAATGTGCGCGAGTTGTTATTGAAAAATCCTGGGATTTTCTATATATCAACTAAGGGAAGCACTCATACTGTTATTCTTAGGGAAGCATATAGTAAAGGTTGTTTGATTGAGCCAAATCCGATTTATGTTGTTAGGAGGAAGATGTTGGATCTTGTATTGCTGGGTTGTAGAAACACAAGAGAGTTGCAAGCTGAGGAAGAAATTAAGAACGGGAGTGACAGTCTCATTAGGAAAGCATTTGCTGGAAATACAACAGTTGGAGAGTGGGTTGTCCCAATTTTAGAGAGTTTTGACAATGTGAATGACCATGATGATCCAGGTGAAATCATTGATGCATCAGAGGAGTTTGATGGATGCTAG
- the LOC7464063 gene encoding aladin has protein sequence MPSFPLQGSVTICEINRTLIVAEALSDDRAKDAYGKILGMVFSPIPFQPEQLGSTGENQESEHQERNNGESVERKGLMKSLQYLVNESIKRMFYPNCVHLLPEIDLQGVSWHQHRHIIAFISGPNQVIVRDYEDSEGKDACVLSNGAQQDIRALEWRPNGGKSLSVACKGGICIWAASYPGNPATVRPGAASSLGTLTRGSGGRWTLVDFLRSHSDEQTSAISWSPDGRYLASASCESSSFTIWDVSQGLGTPIRRGLGGISLLKWSPTGDYFFAAKFDGTFYLWETNTWTSEPWSSTSGFVTGATWDPDGHIILIAFSGSLTLGSIHFSSKPPSLDAHLLPVDLPEITTMTGSEGIEKIAWDASGERLAVSYKGGDDNYKGLVAIYDVRRTPLISASLVGFIRGPGDNPKPIAFSFHDKFKQGPLLSVCWSSGFCCTYPLIFHSHSLP, from the exons ATGCCTTCCTTTCCACTGCAAGGCTCAGTCACCATCTGCGAAATCAATCGAACCCTAA TTGTAGCTGAAGCCTTGTCTGATGATCGAGCCAAGGATGCTTATGGAAAAATTCTA GGAATGGTGTTCAGTCCAATTCCGTTTCAACCAGAGCAGTTGGGATCGACTGGCGAAAATCAGGAATCTGAACACCAGGAAAGAAACAATGGAGAGAGTGTTGAGAGGAAAGGTTTGATGAAATCATTGCAATACCTTGTTAACGAGTCGATCAAGCGCATGTTTTATCCTAATTGT GTACACTTGTTACCGGAGATTGATCTTCAAGGAGTGAGCTGGCACCAGCATAGACATATTATTGCATTTATTTCGGGTCCGAACCAGGTTATAGTTCGTGATTATGAAGATTCAG aAGGGAAGGATGCCTGTGTTTTAAGCAATGGGGCTCAACAAGATATTAGGGCTCTTGAGTGGAGACCAAATGGTGGAAAGTCACTTTCTGTAGCGTGCAA GGGTGGAATCTGCATATGGGCTGCTTCTTATCCAGGTAATCCAGCCACTGTGAGGCCTGGTGCTGCTTCCTCCTTGGGAACTCTTACTAGAGGCTCTGGAGGTCGATGGACTCTAGTGGATTTTCTTCGTAGTCACAGTGATGAGCAAACAAGTGCAATATCATGGAGTCCTGATGGAAG ATATTTGGCATCTGCATCATGTGAGAGCTCTTCGTTCACCATATGGGATGTCTCACAAG GTCTGGGGACACCCATACGACGTGGATTAGGAGGCATATCGTTACTAAAATGGTCACCTACTGGAGATTACTTTTTTGCTGCAAAATT TGATGGAACATTTTATCTCTGGGAGACAAACACATGGACATCTGAACCTTGGTCTTCGACTAGTGGCTTTGTCACG GGAGCAACATGGGATCCTGATGGGCATATAATATTGATTGCTTTCTCTGGATCTTTAACATTGGGTTCCATTCATTTTTCATCAAAGCCTCCATCTTTAG ATGCACATCTGTTACCAGTTGATTTACCAGAGATAACAACCATGACGGGCAG TGAGGGAATTGAGAAGATAGCTTGGGATGCTTCTGGTGAAAGACTGGCTGTATCTTATAAAGGAGGGGATGATAATTACAAAGGTCTTGTTGCCATATATGATGTTAGAAGGACTCCCCTGATTTCTGCATCACTAGT TGGATTTATTAGAGGGCCTGGAGACAATCCAAAGCCAATTGCATTTTCGTTTCATGACAAGTTCAAACAGGGACCATTGCTTTCTGTG TGTTGGAGCAGTGGATTTTGCTGTACCTATCCTCTAATATTTCACTCCCATAGTCTTCCATAA
- the LOC18106091 gene encoding syntaxin-52: MSTPSASWMQEFNEASKLGDEINGMISGKNSLPSSGPETQRHLSASRRKITILRTKLDILQSLLSELPSKQPITGKEMNRRQDMLKNLSTKVNQMASILNMSSAANRENLLGPDKKTDDIMNRATGLNNHGLVGFQRQIMKEQDQGLEKLEETVISTKHIALAVNEELSLHTRLLDDLDEHVDVTNSRLQMVQRKLAFLNKSTKGGRSCWILLVIAVVILIVVIWQLFQHL, translated from the exons ATGTCAACGCCATCGGCGTCATGGATGCAAGAATTCAATGAAGCATCAAAACTGGGTGATGAAATTAATGGTATGATTTCTGGGAAGAATTCTTTGCCTTCATCAGGACCAGAAACACAAAGGCATCTTTCCGCAAGTAGGAGAAAGATCACTATTTTAAGAACTAAACTTGATATTTTGCAGTCCCTTTTGTCAGAACTTCCTAGCAAGCAACCAAT AACAGGGAAAGAGATGAATCGACGTCAAGACATGCTGAAAAATCTGAGTACTAAAGTTAACCAGATGGCTAGTATTCTCAATATGTCCAGTGCTGCTAACAGAGAGAACTTGCTTGGGCCTGATAAGAAGACAGATGATATCATGAATAGAGCAACTGGCTTGAACAACCATGGTCTTGTTGGCTTTCAACGGCAAATTATGAAAG AACAAGATCAAGGCCTTGAGAAATTGGAGGAGACAGTGATAAGTACGAAACACATTGCTTTGGCTGTCAACGAGGAACTTTCCCTGCACACTAGGCTTCTG GATGACTTGGATGAGCACGTGGATGTAACAAATTCTCGTCTACAG ATGGTTCAAAGGAAATTGGCTTTTCTGAACAAAAGCACCAAGGGCGGCCGCTCTTGCTGGATCTTGTTGGTCATTGCCGTTGTCATTCTAATTGTTGTGATATGGCAACTGTTTCAACATTTGTAA
- the LOC18106092 gene encoding syntaxin-52 isoform X2, giving the protein MASPSELWMQEFNEASKLGDEISNMISGKNSLPQSGPETQRHLSAIRRKATILTTKLDSLQSLLSALPGKQPISGKEINRRQEMLKNLSTKVNQMSTALNMASAANRENLLGSDSKTDDIIYRASGLDNQGLVGFQRQTMREQDEGLEKLDETVTSTKHIALAVNEELTLHTRLLDDLDEHVDVTNSRMQIRFHGSNQVHLQTSSSCHPHLF; this is encoded by the exons ATGGCATCGCCATCAGAATTATGGATGCAAGAATTCAATGAAGCATCAAAACTTGGTGATGAAATTAGTAATATGATTTCTGGGAAGAATTCTTTGCCTCAATCTGGACCAGAAACACAGCGACATCTCTCTGCGATACGGAGAAAGGCCACTATTTTGACAACCAAACTTGATAGTCTGCAGTCCCTTTTGTCAGCACTTCCAGGCAAACAGCCAAT ATCAGGGAAAGAGATAAATCGGCGTCAAGAGATGCTGAAAAATCTGAGTACAAAAGTTAACCAGATGTCTACTGCTCTCAATATGGCCAGTGCTGCTAACAGAGAGAACTTGCTTGGGTCTGATAGCAAGACAGATGATATTATATATAGAGCATCTGGCTTGGACAACCAGGGCCTTGTTGGTTTTCAACGGCAAACCATGAGAG aacaagatGAAGGCCTTGAGAAATTGGACGAGACAGTGACAAGTACAAAACACATTGCATTGGCTGTCAACGAGGAACTTACCCTACACACTAGGCTTCTG GATGACTTAGACGAGCATGTGGATGTAACGAATTCCCGTATGCAG ATTAGATTCCATGGAAGCAATCAGGTGCATTTGCAAACTTCTAGCTCTTGCCACCCTCATTTGTTCTAG